One segment of Penaeus vannamei isolate JL-2024 chromosome 3, ASM4276789v1, whole genome shotgun sequence DNA contains the following:
- the LOC138859628 gene encoding uncharacterized protein, whose protein sequence is MIIAFVMVGNIEKNNDPPTAETKIVSGYGGNISSPGYPSPYPNNLHLTVTLQGPANSRLVVTFLKLDLEYQQDCLYDYVGLQSSAEDEVKRFCGRHSTDMDRFDFVSRGNEALVTFHSDWSVVGAGARGRWRAVDTSGCPFQELTEPEGVITSPNFPDFNLGGLDCTTTIRAKEGERVWLQFQVFEVGTGVKGSRRASSVPNVHGKEGRAHSLSRRSPYGREANDLFGSDSPGARGAAGEDSARDKCQEDYVEVVLGEGESKAVRLCGHVSSGEVQRLSYVSYGPVLRLVLHTSSRSGGKGFQASYYMGASFDQKMVLNLQVASGAASSEEASVGEAGHVVGVGGVHALNFPLAPAPGVKVTQQLIAPTGHQLHLRLHNVAVLGSPSQPCEQDYVEVEDWYAGRNGTVWRICSVDPASRHEISIRSTFNTLFIREVHFDPQTAPTSASPSSPSSPQATQPFFGPLHGRSSSSSSLPSAANSPRPTRSTSAQKTSKGPPAEPFVILHSQRRFDSSSQQFLPYSIIDSLAKLASGMDSTETPTTEANADATEPPDSAITGPFPTEQTTLSPNAIISNFISNYDNQTSSPPLQSSSSSSSPPPSATPAAKRSWRSRVAFFSASYEIYTDPGWLNRSMGIGVASVGVRSSGVATCEPSPCLNDGRCVSERGNHTCLCSSGFTGAFCQVKWCEMTPCIWGTCETGGPDGFLCVCKRGYGGVRCQDRVSPCDGDPCQSRGVCTAVNNTFHCQCHAWWEGERCETRMLRIPYKPLSERMFEEPFWLGLMTVAIVMGCIGVVFCIKKHFAEKIEKFFAEEIEKSKYEYPGGLDTRAEGKGTKQKHRSSVSCGTWTLHLVVTRESTRLVIMV, encoded by the exons atgattatagCTTTTGTAATGGTAGGCAACATTGAGAAAAATAATG accccccGACGGCCGAAACCAAAATCGTCTCGGGCTACGGGGGCAACATCAGCTCGCCAGGCTACCCGTCTCCCTACCCGAACAACCTCCACCTCACAGTCACCCTCCAAGGCCCGGCGAACTCTCGACTGGTGGTCACGTTCCTCAAGCTGGACCTCGAGTACCAGCAGGACTGCCTCTACGACTACGTGGGCCTCCAGAGCAGCGCCGAGGACGAAGTGAAGAGGTTCTGCGGGAGACACTCGACGGACATGGACAG ATTCGACTTCGTGTCCCGCGGCAACGAGGCCCTGGTGACCTTTCACTCCGACTGGTCTGTCGTGGGCGCGGGCGCGCGTGGGCGGTGGCGAGCGGTGGACACTTCGGGCTGCCCCTTCCAAGAGCTGACAGAGCCGGAGGGCGTGATCACTTCGCCCAACTTTCCGGACTTCAACTTGGGCGGCCTGGACTGCACGACGACCATCAGGGCCAAGG agGGCGAACGAGTGTGGCTCCAGTTCCAAGTGTTCGAAGTAGGGACAGGCGTCAAGGGGTCTAGGCGGGCGTCCTCCGTCCCAAATGtccatgggaaggaggggagggcccATTCCCTCTCCCGTCGAAGCCCCTACGGAAGGGAGGCCAATGATCTCTTCGGCAGCGATTCCCCGGGGGCAAGGGGCGCAGCGGGGGAGGACTCGGCAAGGGACAAGTGCCAGGAGGACTACGTTGAG GTGGTTCTCGGAGAGGGCGAGAGCAAGGCGGTCCGCCTGTGCGGGCACGTGTCCTCGGGAGAGGTTCAGAGGTTGTCCTATGTGTCTTACGGCCCCGTCCTACGCCTGGTTCTCCACACCTCCAGCAGGAGTGGAGGCAAAGGCTTCCAGGCCAGTTACTACATGG GTGCAAGTTTCGATCAGAAAATGGTACTCAACCTTCAAGTGGCAAGCGGAGCAGCGTCTTCAGAGGAGGCAAGCGTAGGGGAGGCGGGgcatgtggtgggggtgggaggtgtccATGCCCTGAACTTCCCCTTGGCGCCCGCCCCTGGGGTGAAGGTGACGCAGCAGCTGATCGCGCCCACGGGACATCAGCTGCATCTTCGCTTACACAACGTAGCTGTTCTAGGTTCGCCGTCCCAGCCGTGCGAACAG GATTACGTGGAGGTCGAGGACTGGTACGCTGGTCGGAACGGCACAGTCTGGAGGATCTGCAGCGTGGACCCCGCCTCGCGCCACGAAATATCCATTCGCTCAACCTTCAACACTCTCTTCATCCGCGAGGTCCACTTCGATCCTCAGACCGCGCCTACgtccgcttccccttcctccccgtcgtCTCCGCAAGCCACGCAGCCCTTCTTCGGGCCTCTGCACGGCCGCTCCTCCTCATCCAGCAGCCTCCCTTCAGCAGCGAACTCTCCCAGGCCAACGAGATCGACGTCAGCCCAGAAGACGTCCAAAGGCCCTCCCGCCGAGCCCTTCGTCATCTTGCACTCTCAAAGGAGATTCGATTCATCTTCACAGCAATTTCTCCCATACTCCATCATCGACTCCCTGGCCAAGCTCGCCTCGGGAATGGACTCGACCGAGACGCCGACGACGGAAGCGAACGCCGACGCCACGGAGCCGCCCGACAGCGCCATCACCGGGCCCTTCCCGACGGAGCAGACGACGCTCTCCCCGAACGCCATCATATCAAACTTCATCTCAAACTACGACAATCAGACTTCATCCCCGCCTCTGcagtcatcttcatcgtcatcttcgcCGCCTCCAAGTGCCACTCCCGCTGCCAAGAGGTCGTGGAGGTCGAGGGTCGCTTTCTTCAGTGCCTCCTACGAAATATATACAG ACCCAGGGTGGCTGAATCGCTCTATGGGCATCGGCGTGGCGAGCGTGGGTGTGAGATCGTCGGGTGTGGCGACGTGCGAGCCCTCTCCTTGCCTCAACGACGGGCGGTGCGTCAGCGAGCGAGGGAACCACACCTGTTTGTGCTCCAGCGGGTTCACGGGGGCCTTCTGCCAG GTGAAGTGGTGCGAGATGACGCCGTGCATCTGGGGCACGTGCGAGACCGGAGGCCCCGACGGCTTCTTGTGCGTCTGCAAGCGGGGTTACGGCGGTGTCAGGTGCCAGGACCGCGTCTCCCCGTGCGACGGCGACCCCTGCCAGAGCCGCGGCGTCTGCACCGCCGTCAACAACACCTTCCACTGCCAGTGCCACGCCTGGTGGGAGG GTGAGCGGTGCGAGACCCGGATGCTGCGGATCCCGTACAAGCCCCTGTCGGAGCGCATGTTCGAGGAGCCCTTCTGGCTGGGCCTCATGACGGTCGCCATCGTCATGGGCTGCATCGGCGTCGTGTTCTGCATCAAGAAGCACTTCGCGGAGAAGATCGAGAAGTTCTTCGCCGAGGAGATCGAGAAGAGCAAATACG AGTACCCTGGCGGCCTTGACACGAGGGCTGAGGGTAAAGGTACCAAACAGAAGCACAGATCATCGGTTTCTTGTGGTACCTGGACTTTGCACCTGGTAGTCACTAG GGAAAGTACCAGACTGGTGATCATGGTTTAA